In Fusarium oxysporum Fo47 chromosome XI, complete sequence, the following are encoded in one genomic region:
- a CDS encoding glycosyl hydrolase family 65 central catalytic domain-containing protein: MLSSHLNYVILTLLSSITLATSTNDHDRIKKCHQRHSTFSHSRKASNNIYKTSFPGVTWDNDNWLLTTTNLDQGHYQSRGSVANGYLGINVAAVGPFFEIDADEEGGVINGWPLFSRRQTFATIAGFYDAQPKTNGTNFPWLLQYGYESVISGVPHWSGLILDLGDDVYLDATVDNRTVHNFTSTYDFKAGILEWSYTWEPKGRKGSYQIKYRLFAHKLHVNQAIVNLTIVPSIDSEATVVNVIDGYSAVRSDFVKSGQDEDGGIFSAVRPVGIANVTAYIYAQVNGSKSLGLSRRKLVHGKPYVHTNESSIAQAIPVKFSAGVPVHVTKYVGAASSDAFEDPEKTAKEASHRALEEGYEKSLLSHLKEWESVMPSDSVDSYAFPKNDTLPDDEYIIDSAIIAVTNTYYLLQNTVGKSAQKAVSGAPVNIDSISVGGLTSDSYAGLIFWDADLFMQPGLTTSHPEAAQRITNYRVAKYDQAKKNIATSFAGSQNKTKFSESAAVYPWTSGRFGNCTATGPCWDYEYHLNGDIGISLVNQWVTSGDTDFFKETLLPIYDSVANLFADLLKPNGSSWTITNMTDPDEYANHIDAGGFTMALASETLIQANQIRRQFGMSENKTQDEIASDVLFIRENGITLEFTTMNGSAIVKQADVVLMSFPLGYNDNYTDQNGLDDLDYYANKQSPDGPAMTWAIYSIVADELSPSGCSAYTYAQYSYKPYTRPPFYQLSEQLVDNATVNGGTHPAYPFLTGHGGANQVTIFGYLGLRLFPDQGLHVNPNLPPQIPYLKYRTFYWRGWPISAWSNYTHTTISRHPTTKPLDVADSRYANKGIAVYAGKMGDSALHHLTFDEPVVIKNRQIGSVNTVHGNLAQCRLVKSSNSYEPGQFPIAAVDGATSTKWQPSKAAEVSSLTVSLAKKDVGSKVKGFYFDWADAPPINVTVLFHNKTIDDPTKLYGTSSHDSGYDVVVSIKKVKLSDAYNAKTDNLDAVVMPTGNTTNVTLPEPVPLSRYATLLIAGNQGLDVVDIKAGNGTGATVAEWAILH; the protein is encoded by the exons ATGCTTTCCTCA CATCTCAATTATGTCATTTTGACGCTTCTCTCTTCAATAACGCTGGCAACCAGTACTAACGACCATGACCGCATTAAAAAATGCCATCAACGTCATAGCACATTCAGCCACTCACGCAAagccagcaacaacatcTACAAAACCTCCTTCCCCGGCGTAACATGGGATAACGACAATTGGCTCCTTACTACAACCAACCTCGACCAAGGCCACTATCAATCTCGCGGGTCAGTAGCAAACGGCTACCTCGGCATCAATGTTGCCGCCGTCGGCCCCTTCTTTGAGATCGAtgccgatgaagaaggcGGTGTCATCAACGGCTGGCCGCTCTTCTCTAGACGACAGACCTTTGCAACTATCGCCGGCTTCTACGATGCACAGCCCAAGACAAACGGGACCAACTTTCCATGGCTTTTGCAGTATGGCTATGAGAGTGTCATTAGTGGTGTTCCGCACTGGAGCGGACTTATTCTCGATCTAGGAGATGATGTGTATCTTGATGCGACGGTTGATAATCGAACTGTTCATAACTTTACGTCGACTTACGACTTCAAGGCTGGCATTCTGGAATGGTCGTATACCTGGGAGCCAAAGGGTCGGAAAGGTTCTTATCAGATCAAGTACCGCTTGTTTGCGCACAAACTCCACGTCAATCAGGCCATCGTGAATCTAACGATTGTCCCATCCATCGACTCCGAAGCGACAGTGGTCAACGTCATTGATGGATACTCGGCAGTGCGTTCAGACTTTGTCAAGTCAGgccaggatgaagatggcggcATATTCTCAGCTGTCCGACCCGTTGGAATCGCCAATGTGACCGCCTACATATACGCACAAGTCAACGGATCAAAATCCCTCGGCCTGTCTCGCCGCAAATTGGTCCATGGAAAGCCGTATGTGCACACCAACGAATCATCTATTGCACAAGCCATCCCTGTCAAGTTCTCAGCTGGTGTTCCTGTTCATGTCACTAAATACGTAGGAGCCGCTTCCTCCGACGCCTTTGAAGATCCAGAAAAGACTGCGAAGGAGGCTTCACATAGAGCATTGGAGGAAGGGTACGAAAAGTCTCTTTTATCACATCTCAAGGAATGGGAGAGCGTCATGCCGAGTGATTCTGTGGACAGCTACGCATTTCCCAAGAACGACACGCTCCCTGACGATGAGTACATCATCGACTCTGCCATCATTGCCGTCACAAACACCTACTACCTCCTCCAAAACACAGTCGGCAAGAGTGCACAAAAGGCAGTATCAGGAGCCCCCGTCAACATCGACAGTATCTCAGTCGGCGGCCTCACCTCCGACTCGTACGCCGGCCTCATCTTCTGGGACGCCGACCTTTTCATGCAACCCGGTCTCACAACATCACACCCAGAAGCTGCTCAGCGAATAACGAACTACCGCGTGGCCAAGTACGACCAGGCCAAGAAAAACATCGCCACTTCTTTTGCGGGCTCTCAAAACAAGACCAAGTTCTCGGAATCAGCGGCTGTGTATCCGTGGACAAGTGGACGGTTTGGGAATTGCACTGCTACTGGTCCTTGCTGGGACTACGAGTACCATTTGAATGGGGATATTGGGATATCTTTGGTGAATCAGTGGGTTACAAGCGGTGATACCGACTTCTTCAAGGAGACACTGCTGCCGATTTATGACTCGGTAGCGAATCTTTTTGCGGATTTGCTGAAACCCAATGGATCGTCGTGGACTATCACAAATATGACTGACCCC GATGAGTATGCCAACCATATCGACGCCGGCGGTTTCACCATGGCACTTGCCTCGGAGACCTTGATCCAAGCCAACCAGATCCGCAGACAGTTTGGAATGTCAGAGAATAAGACGCAGGACGAAATAGCCTCTGATGTGCTTTTCATCAGAGAGAACGGCATAACTTTGGAGTTCACGACTATGAATGGCAGCGCCATCGTGAAGCAGGCTGACGTGGTGCTCATGAGCTTTCCTCTGGGTTACAACGATAACTACACTGACCAGAATGGACTCGACGATCTCGACTAT TACGCGAACAAGCAGTCTCCCGATGGGCCAGCAATGACCTGGGCAATCTACTCCATTGTAGCGGACGAGCTCTCACCATCCGGTTGCTCAGCATACACCTACGCACAATACTCCTACAAACCTTATACACGACCTCCCTTCTACCAGCTTTCCGAACAGTTGGTAGATAACGCAACCGTCAACGGCGGCACGCATCCTGCATATCCCTTCCTCACTGGCCACGGAGGCGCTAACCAAGTGACTATCTTTGGATACCTTGGCCTACGGCTTTTTCCTGACCAAGGTCTCCACGTCAACCCGAATTTGCCGCCTCAGATTCCGTATCTGAAGTATCGAACGTTCTACTGGCGTGGTTGGCCTATCTCTGCTTGGTCGAATTACACGCATACTACTATTTCTCGACACCCGACGACTAAACCTCTCGATGTTGCGGATTCTCGGTACGCTAATAAAGGTATTGCGGTTTATGCTGGGAAAATGGGAGACTCTGCACTTCATCATTTGACATTCGATGAGCCTGTCGTTATCAAGAACAGACAGATAGGCAGTGTTAACACAGTGCACGGCAATCTAGCTCAGTGCCGACTGGTAAAATCTTCCAACTCTTATGAGCCAGGGCAGTTTCCCATTGCTGCTGTAGACGGAGCTACTTCGACAAAGTGGCAGCCCTCAAAGGCCGCTGAGGTCAGCTCACTGACTGTTTCTCTTGCGAAAAAGGACGTTGGATCTAAGGTCAAGGGCTTCTACTTCGATTGGGCTGATGCCCCACCTATCAACGTCACAGTTCTGTTCCACAACAAAACCATTGATGATCCGACAAAGTTATATGGGACATCGAGCCACGACTCGGGATATGATGTCGTTGTGTCCATAAAGAAGGTCAAACTCTCGGATGCATACAACGCGAAGACCGATAATCTAGATGCAGTTGTCATGCCTACAGGAAACACTACCAATGTCACTCTTCCAGAGCCTGTTCCCTTATCTCGATACGCCACGTTGCTGATCGCGGGGAACCAGGGTCTGGATGTGGTTGATATCAAAGCTGGTAATGGTACAGGCGCTACAGTCGCTGAGTGGGCAATCCTGCATTAA
- a CDS encoding HSP20-like chaperone: MYSCRSLVSQQARKSIGGLFVNKRFFPHSIASKARTMALFPRSLYNSESPFNPIFRLLEDYDTYSRRDQNTHHAGMIHWQPKFDICETPQAYELHGELAGMKKKEVHLEFTEPQTMVIRGKSERNYTSGNPPAGFVEGPSAHGALKGEGAEQSKPQPQQPHKDDKHDEKTKYWLAERSIGEFSRTFTFPSHIDQDGVSASFEDGILTIIVPKVKKHESRRIHID; encoded by the coding sequence ATGTATTCCTGCAGATCACTGGTTTCTCAACAAGCACGCAAATCAATAGGCGGTTTATTTGTTAACAAACGCTTCTTTCCACATTCCATTGCCAGCAAAGCACGCACAATGGCTCTTTTCCCTCGCAGCCTTTACAATTCTGAATCTCCCTTTAACCCAATCTTCCGACTCCTCGAAGATTACGACACGTACTCCCGAAGAGATCAGAATACCCATCACGCTGGAATGATCCACTGGCAGCCCAAGTTTGATATCTGCGAGACGCCTCAGGCTTACGAGCTCCATGGGGAGCTTGCTGGTATGAAAAAGAAGGAGGTACACCTCGAGTTTACTGAGCCGCAAACAATGGTCATTCGTGGAAAGTCCGAGCGAAACTACACCTCGGGAAACCCTCCTGCGGGGTTTGTCGAAGGCCCATCTGCGCATGGAGCTCTTAAAGGCGAAGGAGCCGAGCAGAGCAAACCCCAGCCTCAACAGCCACATAAGGACGACAAACATGACGAAAAGACCAAATACTGGCTTGCTGAGCGCAGCATCGGCGAGTTCTCCCGCACCTTCACCTTCCCATCTCATATAGATCAGGATGGTGTCAGTGCTAGCTTTGAAGACGGGATTCTGACTATCATTGTCccaaaggtcaagaagcaCGAATCTCGTCGCATCCATATCGATTGA
- a CDS encoding alkaline-phosphatase-like protein, which yields MAPFRRICLLYASKLANQRLAFTLTTLAVCAAKGVHLHNHRASVTPKRMLLFFFSFFTQDILLLLLIRLLLSHWVPSAGKLRRTVNILAFSLMTYNTIICTVSVSFYLVSGSEIHWRNIGFMADPTAQAIILSGLTAFIGVFCVCACLSALLQVACYSLFGWGGDLVNWPITFICRRLGHRFGYDPLSQRDDLSWLDIESTSYQDKEFKGKFSSPSTSLLSSPRSSRGGSPVRSSKLGRFLRILPYPIVTLLLTALFILTFIRPKDPSLIFLSWTTGLLPFIDFASSPFLDNIPSVFGKGVQRSWDERTALVQPTRFSWLPMDIPALEGFKDWYLQEPHYSAKSDPMRVSNLDEPLRDSLRGKLQELNIRHIVMFFLESTRNDVFPIKKNGLIWNRFADTFPHGLPQDIQEKLANLTPTANFITGDYSDGFEHANRPKRGGIHFTNAHTSGTYTLKSLTGTICGIAPLAADFNLDYSHHIYQPCLPHIFNALNKAEEKQAGIKKTSQKDKWKSYFFQAAKLDYDSHGALMSAMGFPDEGIIGQEYLRSANAKHGAVTLENINDFAFEEDPLEDYITDVFKNAATENNRVFLSHITSTSHHRFHLPKTEKYTPMANGGHLEMMSRYINTIGYEDRWIRKVLDVLDKQGVTNETLVIFQGDHGVSLPENDIASPYYNPNIGVEHVPLVLSHPQLPAFDVDEAVHATQILPTILDILLETGSLSKTSRRAAEDLIRNYEGQSLIRPLATGEGQWQFTITNPGRAMLSIRDGRYPERHLVVPIIENVAWKLADLTKDPHEHNPVQALDFKSFLQAIDQRYGREVAEWAEEGAFMTRWFVKENSKRWRFDL from the coding sequence ATGGCCCCCTTCAGGAGGATATGTCTACTATATGCCTCAAAACTAGCTAACCAACGCCTTGCTTTCACTCTTACCACATTGGCAGTATGTGCTGCTAAAGGAGTGCATCTTCATAATCACAGAGCTTCAGTGACGCCCAAGCGcatgcttctcttctttttctccttctttacTCAAGATATCCTCCTACTCCTTCTAATCAGACTTCTCCTAAGTCATTGGGTGCCTAGTGCTGGCAAGCTACGGAGAACCGTCAATATACTTGCATTCTCCTTGATGACCTACAACACTATCATTTGCACTGTCTCAGTTTCCTTTTATCTAGTCTCAGGATCTGAAATCCACTGGCGCAATATCGGTTTCATGGCCGACCCAACTGCTCAAGCAATTATTCTATCGGGCCTGACAGCTTTCATCGGTGTCTTCTGTGTCTGCGCTTGCTTAAGCGCACTGCTTCAGGTCGCTTGCTACTCTCTCTTTGGCTGGGGTGGAGATCTCGTCAACTGGCCAATTACTTTCATCTGTCGCCGATTGGGCCATCGATTTGGTTACGATCCGTTATCGCAAAGAGATGACCTGTCATGGCTCGACATCGAGAGCACCTCATATCAAGACAAGGAATTTAAGGGAAAGTTCAGCTCGCCTTCGACCTCACTGTTGAGTTCACCACGAAGCTCCAGAGGTGGTTCACCAGTACGAAGTTCTAAACTTGGTCGTTTTCTACGCATACTTCCTTACCCGATTGTTACTCTTCTGTTAACGGCACTTTTTATCCTTACTTTTATTCGACCCAAGGATCCTTCTCTGATCTTTCTTTCTTGGACTACTGGACTTTTACCTTTCATCGACTTTGCCTCGTCGCCATTCCTCGACAATATTCCATCGGTTTTCGGAAAAGGAGTACAGCGAAGCTGGGACGAACGTACCGCACTGGTACAGCCTACCCGTTTCAGCTGGCTTCCAATGGACATACCAGCCCTGGAAGGTTTCAAAGATTGGTATCTTCAGGAACCACACTATAGCGCCAAGTCTGACCCTATGAGGGTCTCAAATCTAGACGAGCCCCTACGAGATTCTCTCCGGGGGAAGTTACAGGAACTCAACATTCGACATATAGTTATGTTCTTCCTGGAAAGTACCCGAAATGATGTCTTTCCTATCAAAAAGAATGGTCTAATCTGGAATCGATTTGCTGATACCTTTCCACATGGACTGCCACAAGACATTcaggagaagcttgccaaCTTAACACCAACAGCAAATTTCATTACAGGCGACTACTCAGACGGTTTTGAGCATGCCAATAGACCTAAGCGAGGGGGGATTCACTTCACCAACGCACATACCTCTGGAACATACACCCTTAAAAGCCTAACAGGTACAATCTGTGGTATAGCGCCTCTAGCTGCAGATTTCAATCTGGATTATAGCCATCATATCTACCAGCCTTGTTTGCCGCATATTTTCAACGCACTAAATAAAGCAGAGGAGAAACAAGCCGGTATAAAGAAAACCAGTCAGAAGGACAAGTGGAAGTCCTACTTTTTCCAAGCAGCTAAACTCGACTATGATAGCCATGGTGCTTTAATGTCTGCAATGGGATTCCCAGATGAGGGCATAATTGGCCAGGAATATCTTCGCAGCGCTAACGCAAAGCACGGAGCAGTCACGTTGGAAAATATTAACGACTTCGCCTTTGAAGAGGATCCACTGGAAGACTACATTACTGATGTCTTCAAAAACGCCGCCACAGAAAACAACCGCGTATTTCTGAGCCATATTACATCTACCAGCCACCATCGGTTTCACCTGCCCAAGACAGAAAAGTATACACCTATGGCCAACGGTGGTCATCTTGAGATGATGTCAAGATATATCAACACAATTGGCTATGAAGACAGATGGATTCGCAAGGTCCTTGACGTCTTGGATAAGCAAGGAGTTACCAATGAGACACTGGTCATCTTTCAGGGCGACCACGGTGTATCTCTTCCAGAAAATGATATTGCTTCGCCATACTATAACCCCAATATTGGTGTTGAGCATGTGCCGTTAGTCCTCTCCCATCCCCAACTGCCAGCCTTCGATGTGGACGAGGCGGTGCATGCAACTCAAATTCTCCCCACAATCCTGGATATCCTCCTCGAAACAGGCTCACTGAGCAAGACAAGCCGCCGGGCAGCTGAGGACCTAATCCGCAATTACGAAGGACAATCGCTCATCCGTCCCCTGGCTACCGGCGAGGGGCAATGGCAGTTCACTATCACCAATCCTGGACGTGCCATGCTTAGTATCCGTGACGGCCGGTATCCAGAGCGCCATCTTGTCGTGCCAATAATAGAAAACGTGGCTTGGAAGTTGGCAGACCTGACAAAAGACCCACACGAGCACAACCCTGTGCAAGCATTAGATTTTAAATCGTTTTTACAGGCTATAGATCAGAGGTATGGAAGAGAGGTTGCAGAGTGGGCAGAAGAAGGTGCATTTATGACTAGATGGTTCGTTAAGGAAAACAGCAAGCGTTGGCGTTTTGATCTTTAA